A region of Rhizobium grahamii DNA encodes the following proteins:
- a CDS encoding 5' DNA nuclease — MTKASDGTKKEGAADFSADFGRLAAEMLENARALPMPPVMVNPAAAMAAATAIGFGFSTQMAGAFLGALQGAMDATSKLAAVLDETPPDEGKPEVEVRPENVRSAPANEAASKVKLSVVPVQQPVVKLDVVTRPASRARKADDLKQISGVGPKIEQVLNAKGVRSFSVIAGWSEEDAARIDAELGFDGRIARDGWIAQAKALAAKGRKRK; from the coding sequence ATGACGAAGGCATCCGACGGGACAAAGAAGGAAGGGGCGGCTGATTTCTCGGCCGACTTCGGCCGTCTTGCCGCCGAGATGCTCGAAAACGCCCGCGCGCTTCCGATGCCGCCTGTCATGGTGAACCCTGCTGCGGCGATGGCTGCCGCTACGGCGATCGGCTTTGGTTTTTCGACGCAGATGGCTGGCGCATTTCTCGGCGCCCTGCAGGGTGCGATGGACGCAACGAGCAAGCTCGCGGCTGTTCTCGACGAGACGCCACCGGACGAAGGCAAGCCCGAAGTCGAGGTCCGCCCGGAAAATGTTCGGTCGGCGCCCGCAAACGAGGCCGCTTCCAAGGTAAAGCTGTCGGTTGTTCCGGTTCAGCAACCAGTCGTAAAGCTGGACGTGGTTACAAGGCCGGCATCGCGCGCCCGTAAGGCTGACGATCTGAAGCAGATTTCCGGCGTCGGCCCGAAGATCGAGCAGGTGTTGAATGCCAAAGGCGTTCGCAGCTTCTCCGTCATCGCCGGCTGGTCCGAAGAAGACGCGGCCAGGATCGATGCCGAGCTCGGCTTTGATGGTCGCATTGCTCGTGACGGCTGGATAGCGCAGGCAAAGGCGCTCGCTGCCAAGGGCCGCAAACGGAAGTAG
- the nuoF gene encoding NADH-quinone oxidoreductase subunit NuoF: protein MLQDKDRIFTNIYGLKDKSLKGAMSRGHWDGTKQILEKGRDWIINEMKASGLRGRGGAGFPTGLKWSFMPKESDGRPHYLVVNADESEPGTCKDRDIMRHDPHTLIEGCVIASFAMGANAAYIYVRGEYIREREALQAAIDECYDYGLLGKSNKLGYPMDIYVHHGAGAYICGEETALLESLEGKKGQPRLKPPFPANMGLYGCPTTVNNVESIAVAPTILRRGAGWFSSLGRPNNVGTKLFMLSGHVNKPCTVEEEMGITFRELVDRHAGGIRGGWDNLLAVIPGGASCPIVPAKDIIDCPMDFDGLRAVGSSFGTAASIVMDKSTDVIKAIARISAFFKHESCGQCTPCREGTGWMWRVMERMAKGNAQKREIDMLFQVTKQIEGHTICALGDAAAWPVQGLIRNFRPEIEARIDQYTASALDHGAVLEAAE, encoded by the coding sequence ATGTTACAAGATAAAGACCGCATCTTTACCAATATCTACGGCCTCAAGGACAAGTCCCTGAAGGGCGCGATGAGCCGCGGCCACTGGGACGGCACCAAGCAGATCCTCGAAAAGGGTCGCGACTGGATCATCAACGAGATGAAGGCCTCCGGTCTTCGCGGTCGTGGCGGCGCAGGCTTCCCGACCGGTCTCAAGTGGTCCTTCATGCCGAAGGAATCGGATGGTCGTCCGCACTATCTCGTCGTCAATGCCGACGAGTCGGAGCCGGGCACCTGCAAGGACCGCGACATCATGCGCCACGATCCGCATACGCTGATCGAAGGCTGTGTGATCGCAAGCTTCGCCATGGGCGCGAACGCTGCCTACATCTACGTCCGCGGTGAATACATCCGCGAGCGCGAAGCCCTCCAGGCCGCGATCGACGAGTGCTACGACTACGGTCTGCTCGGCAAGAGCAACAAGCTCGGCTACCCCATGGACATCTATGTCCACCACGGCGCCGGCGCTTATATCTGCGGCGAAGAAACAGCACTTCTCGAAAGCCTCGAAGGCAAGAAGGGTCAGCCGCGCCTCAAGCCGCCGTTCCCGGCTAACATGGGTCTCTACGGCTGCCCGACGACCGTCAACAACGTCGAGTCGATCGCCGTTGCTCCGACGATCCTGCGTCGTGGTGCTGGCTGGTTCTCCTCGCTCGGTCGCCCGAACAACGTCGGCACGAAGCTGTTCATGCTCTCCGGTCACGTCAACAAGCCGTGCACCGTTGAAGAAGAAATGGGCATCACCTTCCGTGAGCTCGTTGATCGTCACGCCGGCGGCATTCGCGGCGGCTGGGACAACCTTCTGGCCGTCATTCCCGGCGGCGCATCGTGCCCGATCGTTCCGGCCAAGGACATCATTGACTGCCCGATGGACTTCGACGGCCTTCGCGCTGTCGGCTCCTCCTTCGGTACGGCCGCTTCGATCGTCATGGACAAGTCGACCGACGTCATCAAGGCGATCGCCCGCATCTCGGCCTTCTTCAAGCACGAGAGCTGCGGACAGTGCACGCCGTGCCGTGAAGGTACCGGCTGGATGTGGCGCGTCATGGAGCGTATGGCCAAGGGCAACGCGCAGAAGCGCGAAATCGACATGCTGTTCCAGGTCACCAAGCAGATCGAGGGCCACACCATCTGTGCGCTCGGCGATGCTGCCGCATGGCCGGTGCAGGGTCTGATCCGTAATTTCCGTCCGGAGATCGAAGCACGCATCGACCAGTATACGGCGAGCGCGCTGGATCACGGTGCGGTTCTCGAGGCTGCAGAGTAA